Proteins co-encoded in one Thermodesulfobacteriota bacterium genomic window:
- a CDS encoding integration host factor subunit alpha: MTKKELADVIHTKIGLSKRESAEIVEFFFDIAKDRLSKGEGIKLPRFGSFRVQNRKARKGRNPATGETIEIAERKAVVFKPSRFLRDSIDKHTD; encoded by the coding sequence ATGACAAAAAAAGAGCTTGCAGATGTAATTCACACAAAGATTGGCCTGTCAAAAAGAGAGTCAGCTGAGATAGTTGAGTTCTTCTTTGACATTGCAAAGGACAGACTGAGCAAAGGTGAGGGAATAAAGCTTCCGCGCTTTGGCAGCTTTAGGGTTCAAAACCGTAAAGCCAGAAAAGGAAGAAACCCTGCCACCGGAGAAACAATTGAGATTGCAGAGAGAAAAGCCGTAGTCTTTAAACCAAGCAGATTTCTCCGTGATTCAATAGATAAGCATACAGACTAA